A DNA window from Halorubrum sp. DM2 contains the following coding sequences:
- a CDS encoding ThiF family adenylyltransferase, with translation MSGRDDALPDPYPVGDAAEFHVAMTQDIQQTLYGHLRPEYADRQPEGSKYQPDRYEQGVITTLTRSTGDSRVTYIVDDVVPPQTENDVHVRDGSLKLSPAYRARAATTIEHDPRKGIAYFHSHPGWSAYPSKPDLEADPMRLESNAERLGADRPFGAGIIASKPRRETDQPEWSFRAYDFTTGSPPEKTEATAVRVLGTSPVEKLRNGPFLEKFETTFSAQGPAGPGLGSGTVAHDSTLELWGERGQARLSGIRVAVVGCGGVGSLLAEQIARLGVGGAIFVDFDHLKGANLNRAYGASREDARSNVRKADLARNIAEEAATAPGFQARAVHGSIIEDANKDHSALGAVLDCDIILNAADPHWVQKVVDRVAYAHLIPVVSGGTHLQVDEETDKLAAGARSTVETAGPGMACLHCLGAWKQGDRRSGVVRDRQPPQDRADNGGLYVQREPGEADDGSDELRDPSVVTTNGLVASLMMERFQALVVGTSTSTFAGRQVYRPSTGEIQWQTADGDRRTRCKDDCEKGRTVGLGDYVDLDTGEDYDLRVENPDVR, from the coding sequence ATGAGCGGCCGCGACGACGCGCTCCCAGATCCCTATCCTGTCGGGGATGCTGCGGAGTTCCATGTTGCCATGACCCAGGACATCCAGCAGACGCTGTACGGCCACCTCCGACCTGAGTACGCTGATCGGCAGCCAGAGGGGTCCAAGTACCAGCCCGACCGCTACGAACAGGGCGTGATTACGACCCTCACGCGCAGCACTGGTGACTCCCGAGTCACATACATCGTCGACGACGTCGTCCCGCCCCAGACAGAGAACGATGTCCATGTCCGGGACGGGAGCCTGAAGCTCAGTCCGGCATACCGAGCGCGAGCAGCGACTACCATCGAGCACGACCCGCGGAAGGGTATCGCATACTTCCACTCCCATCCGGGATGGAGCGCGTATCCCTCCAAGCCGGACCTAGAGGCAGACCCGATGCGGCTTGAATCCAACGCCGAACGTCTCGGGGCTGACCGCCCATTCGGCGCCGGCATCATCGCAAGCAAACCTCGGCGGGAAACCGACCAGCCAGAGTGGAGCTTCCGCGCCTACGACTTCACTACTGGCAGCCCTCCGGAGAAGACGGAGGCAACCGCCGTGCGCGTGCTCGGTACGTCTCCCGTCGAGAAGCTTCGGAACGGGCCATTCCTCGAGAAGTTCGAAACCACCTTCAGCGCACAAGGGCCCGCCGGTCCCGGCCTTGGGTCGGGGACGGTCGCCCACGACAGCACGCTCGAACTGTGGGGTGAACGTGGGCAGGCCCGTCTCAGTGGTATCCGCGTGGCCGTCGTCGGGTGTGGCGGTGTCGGGTCACTACTCGCTGAGCAGATCGCGCGCCTAGGCGTTGGTGGCGCCATATTCGTTGACTTCGATCACCTGAAGGGGGCAAACCTGAACCGCGCCTACGGCGCGTCCCGAGAGGACGCCCGGTCGAACGTCCGGAAGGCCGATCTCGCCCGTAACATCGCCGAAGAGGCCGCGACAGCACCCGGATTCCAAGCACGAGCAGTCCACGGCAGCATCATCGAGGACGCCAACAAAGACCACAGCGCGCTCGGCGCAGTGCTGGACTGTGACATCATCCTGAACGCCGCGGACCCGCACTGGGTCCAGAAGGTCGTCGACCGGGTGGCCTACGCCCACCTCATACCCGTTGTCTCCGGTGGGACGCACCTCCAGGTCGACGAGGAGACTGACAAGCTCGCGGCGGGTGCGCGGTCGACAGTCGAGACCGCTGGCCCAGGTATGGCATGCCTCCACTGCCTCGGAGCGTGGAAGCAGGGCGACCGACGATCTGGGGTCGTCCGGGACCGACAGCCACCTCAGGACCGCGCGGACAACGGTGGGCTGTACGTACAACGGGAACCCGGCGAGGCTGACGACGGCAGCGACGAGCTGCGTGACCCAAGCGTTGTGACGACAAACGGACTGGTGGCGTCGCTAATGATGGAGCGGTTCCAGGCGCTCGTCGTCGGGACGTCGACATCGACGTTCGCGGGGCGCCAGGTCTACCGACCGAGCACGGGGGAGATACAGTGGCAGACGGCGGACGGCGACCGCCGCACCCGCTGTAAGGACGACTGCGAGAAGGGCCGGACAGTCGGTCTCGGCGACTACGTCGACCTAGACACTGGCGAAGACTACGACCTCCGCGTGGAGAACCCCGACGTTCGCTAG
- a CDS encoding DUF5615 family PIN-like protein has translation MRLLADEHVPPAIVSALRGEGHDVAVVGNDVELGSEDTVLLEYARETDRLILSEDTDFRGADPELNVEDHPGIIACDTAASAGEIAAAIRRIEMYTDELVGTVLYVPGNWL, from the coding sequence ATGAGGCTGCTGGCGGACGAGCACGTGCCACCAGCTATTGTTTCTGCGCTCCGTGGAGAAGGGCACGATGTTGCTGTCGTTGGAAATGACGTTGAGTTAGGCTCTGAAGACACGGTTCTCTTAGAGTATGCACGTGAAACTGATCGGCTCATTCTGAGCGAGGATACTGATTTTCGCGGGGCCGACCCAGAACTGAACGTTGAAGATCATCCCGGCATCATCGCTTGCGATACAGCTGCTTCGGCGGGCGAAATCGCTGCGGCCATTCGACGAATAGAGATGTATACTGACGAGCTCGTTGGAACCGTTCTCTACGTCCCAGGCAACTGGCTGTGA
- a CDS encoding DUF433 domain-containing protein yields MAEIVSTNDTLGGAPRIEGRRIGVHHIAKRVLDAGESPEQVAADYDLDIADIYRALVYYYDHADEMRKVQAKRQSVPNELSIVRGPEDLDTTTQSEPEA; encoded by the coding sequence ATGGCTGAAATCGTCTCGACGAACGATACCCTAGGTGGTGCGCCCCGAATCGAAGGGAGGCGTATCGGCGTCCACCACATCGCAAAGCGAGTGCTTGACGCTGGAGAATCCCCCGAACAGGTCGCCGCCGACTATGATCTCGACATTGCCGACATCTACCGCGCCTTAGTATACTATTATGACCATGCCGACGAGATGCGGAAGGTCCAAGCTAAGCGCCAGTCAGTCCCTAATGAATTATCTATTGTTCGTGGTCCTGAGGACCTAGACACGACAACCCAGTCAGAGCCCGAAGCATGA
- the malA gene encoding alpha-amylase MalA, with protein sequence MDHPGPPQFAAVGDVVQLAPRDPVLEATYRWAVTEAPSASEATVGGEAVEEFVPDVPGRYTVTLDTPVESHDLTIRVFPGDHRPTGEGAGTAGVAGKSGYSGRSGKSGYSGKSGSARKSGGESGFASGSGSGTRAEPTEDEDGRPRVRLDAEIEGDEAVIRATPTPHPDSSRDAADLDVEFLLDDRDDVTREDATVDDRELRVPLAAIDERIRVHGVAVGASYSVADAVSVDRLGDGADFGVTRLNEPPEWATNSTLYEIYVRGYADDDEEAETTFGALENRLDYLEELGVDCLWLTPVLQHDGKPHGYNITDFFAIADDLGDRDDYEAFVDAAHDRGMVVLFDLVLNHSARDHEWFQDAYRNPDAQYRDRYEWQDSGEPGTYFDWELITNFDFTSLEVRRHLLDAADTWAEVADGFRCDMAWAVPESFWKELRDRLKAEDPEFLLLDETIPYIADFHEGMFDVHFDTTLYFTLRQVGSGHQPAESLLDAVEGRARSGFPDHAAFMLYLENHDETRYVVDCGDDAVKAAAGALFTLPGIPMLYGGQELGQRGNRDPLAWDDAREEIRSHYDDMLALHDDHPALGVEGDLVRVEYETSEPDDVVAFGRENGDASYVVLLNFGSETATVGIDGTVDATDLVSGESRAAEDGLTVEDVAVFETAS encoded by the coding sequence ATGGATCATCCAGGCCCGCCGCAGTTCGCCGCCGTCGGCGACGTGGTACAGCTAGCCCCTCGCGACCCGGTCCTCGAGGCCACGTATCGGTGGGCGGTCACTGAGGCCCCGAGCGCGAGTGAGGCGACCGTCGGCGGTGAGGCCGTCGAAGAGTTCGTCCCGGACGTCCCCGGACGCTACACGGTGACGCTCGACACGCCGGTCGAGAGCCACGACCTGACGATCCGGGTCTTCCCAGGCGATCACAGGCCTACCGGCGAAGGAGCCGGGACTGCCGGCGTCGCCGGCAAGAGCGGGTACAGCGGGAGAAGCGGAAAGAGCGGCTATAGCGGCAAGAGTGGCTCGGCCCGAAAGAGTGGTGGCGAGAGCGGCTTCGCTTCTGGATCCGGATCCGGAACACGCGCCGAACCCACCGAAGATGAGGATGGGCGTCCCCGTGTCAGGCTCGACGCCGAAATCGAAGGTGACGAGGCCGTCATTCGGGCGACCCCGACGCCACATCCGGACTCGTCACGTGACGCCGCCGATCTCGACGTGGAGTTCCTCCTTGACGACCGGGACGACGTGACTCGCGAGGACGCGACAGTCGACGACCGCGAACTCCGAGTCCCGCTCGCAGCGATCGATGAGCGGATCCGCGTCCACGGAGTCGCCGTCGGCGCGAGCTATAGCGTCGCCGACGCGGTTAGCGTCGATCGGCTCGGTGACGGCGCGGACTTCGGCGTCACTCGGCTCAACGAGCCGCCCGAGTGGGCCACGAACAGCACGCTCTACGAGATCTACGTCCGCGGGTACGCGGACGACGACGAGGAGGCCGAGACAACCTTCGGGGCGCTCGAAAACCGGCTCGACTACCTCGAGGAGCTCGGCGTCGACTGCCTGTGGCTCACGCCCGTGCTACAACACGATGGGAAGCCCCACGGGTACAACATCACGGACTTCTTCGCCATCGCCGACGATCTCGGCGACCGCGACGATTACGAGGCGTTCGTCGACGCGGCCCACGACCGCGGGATGGTGGTGCTCTTCGATCTCGTGTTGAACCATTCTGCGCGCGATCACGAGTGGTTCCAAGACGCCTACCGGAACCCTGACGCACAGTACCGCGACCGCTACGAGTGGCAGGACTCCGGCGAGCCGGGGACGTATTTCGACTGGGAGCTTATCACCAACTTCGATTTCACCAGCCTCGAGGTCCGGCGACACCTCCTCGATGCGGCCGACACGTGGGCCGAGGTCGCCGACGGCTTCCGCTGTGATATGGCCTGGGCGGTCCCGGAGTCGTTCTGGAAGGAACTCAGAGACCGGCTCAAAGCCGAGGATCCGGAGTTCCTGTTGCTGGACGAGACGATCCCGTACATCGCCGATTTCCACGAGGGGATGTTCGACGTCCATTTCGACACGACGCTGTACTTCACGCTCCGGCAGGTCGGGTCCGGCCACCAGCCTGCGGAGTCGCTCCTTGACGCGGTAGAGGGGCGGGCGCGCTCCGGCTTCCCCGACCACGCCGCGTTCATGCTCTACTTAGAGAATCACGACGAGACGCGGTACGTGGTCGACTGCGGTGACGACGCCGTAAAGGCCGCCGCCGGTGCGCTGTTCACCCTCCCTGGGATCCCGATGCTGTACGGCGGTCAAGAGCTGGGACAGCGGGGTAACCGCGATCCGCTCGCGTGGGACGATGCCCGCGAGGAGATCCGGTCGCACTACGACGACATGCTTGCGCTCCACGACGACCACCCGGCGCTCGGGGTTGAGGGCGATCTCGTCCGCGTCGAATACGAGACGAGTGAGCCCGACGACGTCGTCGCCTTCGGCCGCGAGAACGGGGACGCGAGCTACGTCGTCCTCCTCAACTTTGGCTCTGAAACGGCTACGGTCGGGATCGATGGGACGGTCGATGCGACGGATCTTGTCTCCGGGGAGTCGAGGGCGGCAGAAGACGGGCTAACCGTTGAGGACGTCGCGGTCTTTGAGACGGCGAGCTGA
- a CDS encoding NUDIX hydrolase, translated as MTETPLHATVTQRGVVVTPDDHVMVVKRASDGGWELPGGRLDRGENAVDGLERELREETSLEPEVVAPVHTLAWVNDDGNGRFAAYYYCRAPRRQVSLSAEHDDADWRPIPAVGSQLSDPQTAAVDAAVTRHRRSLETDAVGRITGQRERSDGS; from the coding sequence ATGACCGAAACGCCGCTGCACGCCACGGTCACCCAACGCGGTGTCGTCGTCACACCCGACGACCACGTGATGGTTGTTAAGCGGGCCTCCGACGGCGGATGGGAGCTCCCCGGCGGGCGACTCGACCGTGGAGAGAACGCTGTCGACGGACTTGAGCGCGAGCTCCGTGAAGAGACATCGCTCGAGCCGGAGGTGGTCGCCCCAGTACACACGCTTGCGTGGGTGAACGATGACGGAAACGGGCGGTTCGCCGCGTACTACTACTGTCGCGCCCCCCGACGGCAGGTGTCGCTGTCGGCCGAACACGACGACGCCGATTGGCGGCCGATCCCCGCCGTTGGGTCCCAACTTAGCGATCCCCAGACGGCGGCCGTTGATGCTGCGGTGACGCGTCACCGACGCTCGCTCGAAACCGATGCCGTCGGCCGCATAACGGGACAGCGAGAGCGAAGCGACGGATCATAA
- a CDS encoding ATP-binding protein — translation MGEFINRDEELTRLQSLYASDTAELAVVWGRRRIGKTRLIAESIRGRDDTVYHQATETTAKSQLDAFVTDARETYPDIERLQRDWETLLEYLIAHDAIIVCDEFPYLADADSELPSLIQRLWDHDIEDSAVTLVLTGSAIGMMYDLTLDGSAPLYGRISQNPSGKFPISTLDFGAAMEFFPDYEPTEQVFAYGVFGGVPHYLQAVDDTQSLGENITRTLLQQQGSLHEEPEHILRMEIDEVNRFFAILEAIAKGNRTRNDIAGDAGIDTNSSSYYLDRLEDLKLIEPDYPVTADPTRSRKRRYRISDNLFRFWFRFVHGRSGRYELYDETAYSDLVEPELPDFVSETFEQLCQQAVPKLYPNLRFLERPGSWWHQEHEVDVVGLTSGGTLLTGEVKFTTQPIGYDVLSRLREEATLIDWTPPEGGDPEYEFALFSRSGFKRSVQEAATEDEALQLYSLDDVVKILE, via the coding sequence ATGGGAGAGTTCATCAACCGAGATGAGGAACTCACGCGGCTCCAAAGTTTGTATGCGAGTGACACCGCGGAACTTGCCGTGGTATGGGGGCGGCGTCGAATCGGTAAAACCAGGCTCATCGCCGAATCGATTCGTGGACGAGACGATACGGTATATCACCAAGCAACAGAAACAACTGCAAAGAGCCAGCTAGATGCATTCGTCACTGACGCCCGAGAGACATATCCCGACATCGAACGCCTCCAGCGGGATTGGGAAACGCTACTCGAGTATCTCATCGCTCACGATGCCATCATTGTGTGTGACGAATTCCCGTATCTTGCTGATGCGGATTCCGAACTTCCCTCGCTCATTCAGCGATTGTGGGATCACGACATCGAGGATTCCGCGGTCACACTCGTGCTTACGGGCTCAGCGATCGGGATGATGTACGATCTCACGCTCGATGGAAGTGCCCCACTCTATGGCCGTATCTCACAGAACCCGAGTGGAAAATTTCCCATCTCGACACTCGATTTTGGCGCTGCAATGGAGTTTTTCCCAGACTACGAACCGACAGAGCAGGTGTTCGCGTACGGCGTTTTTGGTGGCGTCCCCCACTATCTCCAAGCAGTTGATGATACACAGTCACTCGGAGAAAACATCACTCGAACGCTCCTCCAACAGCAAGGGAGCCTCCACGAGGAACCCGAACACATTCTCCGAATGGAGATCGACGAGGTCAACCGATTCTTCGCGATCCTTGAGGCGATTGCCAAAGGCAACCGCACACGAAACGATATCGCCGGTGATGCTGGGATCGATACCAACAGTTCGAGCTACTATCTCGATCGGCTAGAAGACCTGAAACTCATCGAACCGGATTATCCGGTGACCGCAGATCCGACACGAAGTCGAAAGCGTCGGTATCGAATCAGCGATAATCTGTTTCGCTTCTGGTTTCGGTTTGTTCACGGTCGGAGTGGCCGATACGAACTCTATGATGAAACGGCCTACAGCGACTTAGTTGAACCTGAGCTTCCAGACTTCGTGAGCGAGACGTTCGAACAGCTTTGCCAACAGGCTGTCCCAAAGCTCTATCCGAACCTCCGTTTTCTCGAACGTCCCGGGAGCTGGTGGCACCAAGAACATGAGGTTGATGTTGTCGGACTCACCTCAGGGGGAACGCTCCTTACAGGAGAAGTCAAGTTCACTACCCAGCCAATCGGGTACGATGTCCTCTCTCGACTCCGAGAGGAGGCCACACTAATCGACTGGACGCCCCCTGAAGGAGGGGATCCTGAGTATGAGTTCGCGCTTTTCAGCCGGAGTGGGTTCAAGCGGTCAGTGCAGGAGGCTGCTACCGAAGATGAAGCGCTCCAATTGTACTCTCTTGACGATGTCGTCAAAATTCTCGAGTGA
- a CDS encoding helix-turn-helix transcriptional regulator encodes MYDLTGFQRDLLYVIAGLEDPHGLAIKEELEDYYEKEIHHGRLYPNLDTLVEKGLVEKSQRDRRTNEYTTTRRGTREIKARAEWESEYIDHAA; translated from the coding sequence ATGTACGATCTCACTGGCTTTCAGCGCGACCTCCTGTATGTTATTGCCGGGCTTGAGGATCCACACGGGCTCGCGATCAAGGAGGAACTCGAAGACTACTACGAAAAAGAGATCCATCATGGTCGGCTCTATCCGAATCTCGACACACTTGTCGAGAAGGGACTCGTTGAAAAAAGTCAACGTGATCGACGGACCAACGAGTACACCACCACTCGTCGAGGGACCAGAGAGATCAAAGCGCGGGCTGAATGGGAATCTGAGTACATCGATCACGCTGCCTAA
- the lrp gene encoding HTH-type transcriptional regulator Lrp, with translation MTYENLDGELVNALLGDGRDSLRSLGEELDVSVTTVSNHLRDLEDEGAVRGYTPIVDYNKLGYDVTAILQLKVEGHALPEITDKLRQEEQMVSVYEVTGDADIIAVGKFTDTDEMNDQIKSLLTDADIRESNTNVVLNAVTENEQFELDVEE, from the coding sequence ATGACGTATGAAAATCTTGATGGCGAACTGGTGAACGCTCTGCTCGGAGACGGTCGCGACAGCCTCCGAAGCCTGGGGGAGGAACTCGACGTTTCTGTAACGACTGTCTCTAATCATCTTCGTGATCTTGAGGACGAAGGCGCAGTGCGAGGATACACACCAATCGTCGATTACAACAAGCTGGGTTATGACGTAACGGCCATCCTTCAGCTCAAGGTTGAGGGGCACGCACTCCCGGAGATTACTGATAAACTTCGACAGGAAGAGCAGATGGTAAGCGTCTATGAAGTCACGGGCGACGCGGACATCATCGCAGTCGGGAAATTCACCGACACCGATGAAATGAACGATCAGATCAAATCTCTCCTCACCGATGCGGATATCCGGGAGTCGAACACGAATGTCGTACTAAACGCGGTCACTGAGAACGAACAGTTCGAACTTGACGTCGAAGAGTAA
- a CDS encoding copper ABC transporter permease has translation MSRLLADIGTMFRRELVTVRRTPGYAVLAVGLLIVLGGLVAVGGGGGTGFVPAVVDLLLPTELLVPLLAIVLGYRALLTDGTSGEFAVIRTYPVSTVGYVLGVLLARIAALVAIVGLPFALVGLYIWITATPDTGIFATHSGVDSPLLFVRFLAFVLLFGTAYLSLSAAVSALASSRRSAIALGLLALLVGVLGGDLAILRSLAGGMSPDEIAGSLALTPNGAFRGLVFEHVIGVAFT, from the coding sequence ATGAGTCGGTTGCTCGCGGACATCGGGACCATGTTTCGTCGCGAACTGGTAACCGTTCGACGGACTCCCGGCTACGCCGTCCTCGCGGTCGGGCTTCTCATCGTGCTCGGCGGACTCGTCGCGGTCGGTGGGGGCGGGGGAACCGGGTTCGTGCCAGCAGTCGTCGATCTTCTGCTCCCGACAGAGCTACTCGTCCCGCTTCTCGCGATAGTGCTCGGGTACCGTGCCCTGCTCACGGACGGCACGAGCGGCGAGTTCGCTGTGATCCGGACCTATCCCGTGAGTACCGTCGGCTACGTTCTCGGCGTGTTACTGGCGCGTATCGCGGCGCTTGTCGCGATCGTGGGTCTTCCCTTCGCGCTGGTCGGGCTATATATCTGGATAACTGCGACGCCGGACACGGGAATCTTCGCGACGCACAGCGGAGTAGACTCGCCGCTTCTGTTCGTGCGGTTCCTCGCGTTCGTCCTTCTCTTCGGGACCGCGTACCTGTCGCTGTCGGCAGCGGTCTCGGCGCTGGCGTCGAGCCGACGGAGCGCGATCGCACTCGGTCTCCTCGCACTGCTCGTCGGCGTCCTCGGCGGTGACCTCGCGATTCTCCGGTCGCTGGCGGGCGGTATGTCTCCGGATGAGATTGCTGGATCGCTCGCACTGACGCCGAACGGAGCGTTTCGCGGACTGGTCTTCGAACACGTTATCGGCGTCGCTTTCACT
- a CDS encoding ABC transporter ATP-binding protein yields the protein MSERVLAEVVSLTRTYGGVRVLDEVSLSLTSGVTTVVGPNGSGKSTLLGVLAGAVEPTAGAVRYAHEGSTDDGSNKRIGYLPQRVPFRGEFTARETLGFYAALVGDDPDTALADVGLADASDRRVSALSGGMRRLLGIAQATLGDPAIAVLDEPTSGLDPEMRERAFRAAAARASDDTAVVVSSHDLDLVDTYADDVVVLDRGRVAAAGSRDRLIDEYGVDDVKGLYRAVVSDRGSAESDIDTGDTDGDDGSTDVDETASESVHVTGVSDR from the coding sequence ATGAGTGAGCGTGTGCTCGCGGAGGTCGTCAGCCTGACTCGGACCTACGGTGGGGTCCGGGTTCTCGACGAGGTCTCGCTCTCGCTCACTTCCGGCGTCACCACAGTCGTCGGTCCGAACGGTTCTGGGAAGTCGACGCTGCTCGGCGTCCTCGCAGGAGCAGTTGAGCCGACCGCTGGAGCGGTACGGTACGCTCACGAGGGCAGTACTGACGACGGGAGTAACAAGCGGATCGGCTATCTCCCGCAACGGGTCCCGTTCCGTGGTGAGTTCACGGCCCGAGAGACCCTCGGCTTCTACGCAGCGCTCGTCGGTGACGATCCCGACACTGCGCTGGCGGACGTAGGACTGGCCGACGCGAGCGACAGGCGCGTCTCGGCGCTCTCGGGTGGAATGCGACGCCTCCTCGGGATCGCACAGGCGACGCTCGGCGATCCGGCGATCGCGGTGCTCGACGAGCCGACGAGCGGGCTCGATCCGGAGATGCGCGAGCGAGCGTTCCGAGCCGCAGCGGCCCGTGCGAGCGACGACACTGCCGTCGTCGTCAGCTCACACGACCTCGACCTCGTCGACACGTACGCCGACGACGTTGTCGTACTCGACCGCGGTCGCGTGGCCGCAGCGGGTTCCCGCGATCGCCTGATCGACGAGTACGGGGTCGACGACGTGAAGGGCCTGTACCGCGCAGTCGTCAGCGATAGAGGGAGCGCTGAGAGCGATATCGATACCGGTGACACAGACGGCGACGACGGCTCCACGGACGTGGATGAGACCGCGTCTGAATCCGTCCACGTCACGGGGGTGTCGGACCGATGA
- a CDS encoding NosD domain-containing protein, protein MAVFAPDDDRSRRIRLAVAAVVALAMVVTAGAFVADPAESVPDPVAYDDTTELGLSSETDELMAGNATLPRTQVFYSQLQYVVGYNGIGSFVTSLSDGRTERQFGYPLVAYVETFDHQNPDTTSDGLFTATGAGGWTPAEEAHYVVDSDARTPAGEAVIPFRSREAAESFAADHDGSAVGWESVRNRSFDVDSAATVRSLAPDRWQAADDRIARAERTADRPVSVVVGEDAPTIDAAVEVAPSNTTVVVPEGVYRETVTVNESVTIAGDGARITGDGNGSVVTVRAADVAIRGLRIDGVGNRTRDPEAARASRDEEIEPWDANIQSGYGHGDAGIRAIAAPGLVVDDVVIETNASGLLLREGSHAVVRDLRVDGSETWRNGFMGITGMESRVTVTDSRFEGGRDGIYLHRADGSVIRNSTFTDNRYGVHLMYTGDALVADNTARNELFAGITVMTRPSGNAIVGNDVRNSSAGIQSSGTRTYIGYNTLVDNELGFSTSARGSLYEHNVVVDNELGARATTIVPSSRVVANNFVGNDDHAAAGAGALRVWADGNRGNYWEGANVGRQSFGERAYRPTSPLDSALHREVSAVTVRELPAAALLDRLRGTVPGARSGSIIDPILASEPYNPERIDAVTGSDAEREGPIHADWRAELGSLTDEQDTTNENTTDQNTTNRNSARPVGDYR, encoded by the coding sequence GTGGCAGTTTTCGCTCCCGATGACGACCGATCGCGGCGCATTCGTCTCGCGGTCGCCGCGGTCGTGGCTCTCGCTATGGTCGTAACTGCGGGCGCGTTCGTCGCCGATCCGGCCGAGTCGGTTCCCGATCCGGTGGCGTACGACGACACCACCGAACTGGGGCTCTCGTCGGAGACCGACGAGCTGATGGCCGGAAACGCGACGCTCCCGCGGACGCAGGTGTTCTACTCGCAGCTACAGTACGTCGTCGGATACAACGGGATCGGCTCGTTCGTGACATCTCTGTCGGATGGACGGACCGAGCGCCAGTTCGGCTACCCGCTCGTCGCGTACGTCGAGACCTTCGATCACCAGAATCCGGACACGACCAGCGACGGGCTGTTCACGGCGACCGGAGCCGGCGGGTGGACTCCGGCCGAGGAAGCGCACTACGTCGTCGACAGCGACGCCCGCACGCCGGCCGGCGAGGCCGTGATCCCCTTCCGAAGTCGAGAGGCGGCCGAGTCGTTCGCGGCTGACCACGACGGATCGGCGGTCGGCTGGGAATCAGTCCGGAACCGCTCGTTCGACGTCGACTCCGCGGCAACGGTGCGGTCGCTCGCACCGGATCGGTGGCAGGCGGCCGACGATCGGATCGCGAGGGCGGAACGGACTGCGGACCGCCCCGTTTCGGTGGTCGTTGGCGAGGACGCGCCGACGATCGACGCAGCGGTCGAGGTGGCACCGTCGAACACGACGGTCGTCGTCCCAGAGGGAGTGTATCGTGAGACGGTGACGGTCAACGAATCCGTAACTATCGCGGGTGACGGCGCGCGGATCACCGGCGACGGCAACGGATCGGTCGTCACCGTTCGCGCGGCCGATGTCGCCATACGGGGACTCCGGATCGACGGTGTCGGAAACCGGACGCGAGACCCGGAGGCGGCGCGTGCCTCCAGAGACGAGGAGATCGAGCCGTGGGACGCGAACATCCAGAGCGGGTACGGCCACGGCGACGCCGGGATCCGAGCGATCGCCGCACCGGGGCTCGTCGTCGACGACGTCGTGATAGAAACGAACGCGAGCGGACTCCTGTTGCGTGAAGGATCGCATGCGGTCGTCCGCGACCTCCGCGTCGACGGGTCCGAAACCTGGCGGAACGGATTCATGGGGATCACGGGGATGGAGTCGCGCGTGACCGTGACTGACAGCCGGTTCGAGGGCGGTCGTGACGGGATCTACCTCCATCGCGCGGACGGCTCGGTCATCCGGAACTCGACGTTCACTGACAACCGGTACGGCGTCCATCTCATGTACACCGGCGACGCGCTGGTCGCGGACAACACCGCCCGCAACGAGCTGTTCGCGGGGATCACCGTGATGACCCGTCCTTCAGGAAACGCGATCGTCGGCAACGACGTGCGTAACTCTAGTGCGGGAATTCAGTCGTCGGGAACGCGTACGTACATCGGGTACAACACGCTGGTCGACAACGAACTCGGGTTCTCGACGAGTGCGCGCGGATCGCTGTACGAACACAACGTGGTCGTCGACAATGAGCTCGGCGCGCGTGCGACGACGATCGTCCCGTCGAGTCGCGTCGTCGCGAACAACTTCGTCGGAAACGACGACCACGCCGCCGCCGGTGCGGGCGCGCTCCGCGTCTGGGCCGACGGCAATCGCGGTAACTACTGGGAGGGAGCGAACGTCGGACGGCAATCGTTCGGCGAGCGAGCGTATCGCCCGACTTCACCGCTCGATTCCGCGCTCCACCGCGAGGTATCGGCCGTTACCGTGCGCGAGTTGCCCGCGGCGGCTCTACTCGATCGACTCCGCGGCACCGTCCCCGGTGCCCGCTCCGGAAGCATCATCGACCCGATACTGGCGTCTGAGCCATACAATCCCGAACGAATCGACGCGGTGACCGGTTCCGACGCCGAACGTGAGGGACCGATCCACGCGGACTGGCGAGCCGAACTCGGCTCGCTCACCGACGAGCAGGACACGACTAATGAGAACACGACGGATCAGAATACGACAAATCGGAACAGCGCCAGACCCGTGGGTGACTACAGATGA